The following are encoded in a window of Flavobacterium sp. WC2421 genomic DNA:
- the carB gene encoding carbamoyl-phosphate synthase large subunit, which produces MPKDTSIKSVLIIGSGPIVIGQACEFDYAGSQSARSIREEGIEVILINSNPATIMTDPSMADHIYLKPLTTKSIIEILKAHPQIDAVLPTMGGQTALNLCLEAEEKGIWEDFGVKLIGVDVNAINITEDREQFKQLLKKIGVPSAPAEICTSYLRGKEIAQEFGFPLVIRPSFTLGGTGAAIVYKKEDFDELLTRGLEASPIHEVLIDKALMGWKEYELELLRDKNDNVVIICSIENMDPMGIHTGDSITVAPAMTLSDTTFQRMRDYAILMMRSIGNFAGGCNVQFAVSPDDKEDIVAIEINPRVSRSSALASKATGYPIAKIASKLALGYNLDELQNQITKSTSALFEPTLDYVIVKIPRWNFDKFEGADRTLGLQMKSVGEVMGIGRSFQEALHKATQSLEIKRNGLGADGKGYTNYEQIIEKLTFASWDRVFVIYDAIAMGIPLSRIHEITKIDMWFLKQYEELYTLEKEITTYKVDALPKGLLLEAKQKGFADRQIAHMVGCLESQVHALRMDMDINRVFKLVDTCAAEFKAKTPYYYSTFEAEIEKADGTRFVDNESVVTDKKKIIVLGSGPNRIGQGIEFDYSCVHGVLAAKECGYETIMINCNPETVSTDFDTADKLYFEPVFWEHIYDIIKHEKPEGVIVQLGGQTALKLAEKLSKYGIKIIGTSFDALDLAEDRGRFSDLLTELEIPFPQFGIAETADEAAALADTLDFPLLIRPSYVLGGQGMKIVINKQELEEHVVNLLKTIPGNKLLLDHYLDGAIEAEADAICDGENVYIIGIMEHIEPCGVHSGDSNATLPPFNLGEFVMQQIKDHTKKIALGLRTVGLINIQFAIKDDTVYIIEANPRASRTVPFIAKAYGEPYVNYATKVMLGHNKVTDFDFNPQLKGYAIKQPVFSFSKFHNVNKALGPEMKSTGESILFIDDLKDDQFYELYSRRKMYLSK; this is translated from the coding sequence TATGCAGGATCGCAATCTGCACGTTCAATTCGTGAAGAAGGAATAGAAGTTATCTTGATAAACTCTAATCCAGCAACGATTATGACCGATCCTTCTATGGCCGATCATATTTATTTGAAGCCTTTAACTACTAAATCGATAATTGAAATCTTAAAAGCACATCCACAAATTGATGCTGTTTTACCTACTATGGGTGGACAAACGGCGTTGAACTTGTGTTTAGAAGCGGAAGAAAAAGGAATTTGGGAAGATTTTGGAGTAAAATTAATTGGAGTTGATGTTAATGCCATTAATATTACTGAGGATAGAGAGCAGTTCAAACAGCTTTTGAAAAAAATTGGAGTACCATCAGCACCTGCAGAAATTTGTACTTCATACTTAAGAGGAAAAGAAATTGCACAAGAATTTGGTTTTCCATTAGTAATCCGTCCTTCATTTACACTTGGAGGAACTGGAGCAGCAATTGTCTATAAAAAAGAAGATTTTGATGAACTTTTAACTAGAGGTTTAGAAGCATCTCCTATCCATGAGGTTTTGATTGACAAGGCTTTAATGGGATGGAAAGAATACGAATTGGAACTTTTAAGAGATAAAAACGACAATGTGGTTATCATTTGTTCTATCGAAAATATGGATCCAATGGGAATTCATACTGGAGATTCAATCACAGTGGCACCAGCAATGACTTTATCGGATACTACTTTCCAAAGAATGCGTGATTATGCGATCTTGATGATGCGTAGTATCGGGAATTTTGCAGGAGGTTGTAACGTACAGTTTGCCGTTTCACCAGATGATAAAGAAGATATCGTAGCGATAGAAATCAATCCTCGTGTGTCTCGTTCTTCTGCCTTGGCTTCAAAAGCAACAGGTTATCCAATTGCAAAAATTGCTTCGAAACTAGCTTTAGGATATAATTTAGATGAACTGCAAAATCAAATTACCAAATCTACTTCGGCTTTATTCGAACCAACTTTGGATTATGTGATTGTGAAAATTCCACGTTGGAACTTTGATAAATTTGAAGGAGCGGATAGAACTTTAGGTCTTCAAATGAAATCGGTTGGTGAAGTAATGGGAATTGGACGTTCGTTCCAAGAAGCATTGCATAAAGCGACTCAATCATTAGAAATTAAAAGAAATGGTTTAGGTGCTGACGGAAAAGGATACACGAACTACGAACAAATTATTGAGAAACTAACTTTTGCAAGTTGGGATCGTGTTTTTGTGATTTATGATGCGATTGCCATGGGGATTCCTTTGAGCCGCATCCATGAAATTACTAAAATCGATATGTGGTTCTTGAAACAATATGAGGAACTTTATACTTTAGAAAAAGAAATTACAACCTATAAAGTGGATGCCTTGCCAAAAGGACTTTTGCTTGAAGCGAAACAAAAAGGGTTTGCCGACAGACAAATTGCACACATGGTGGGCTGTTTAGAAAGTCAAGTACATGCTTTGCGTATGGATATGGATATTAATCGCGTATTCAAACTAGTTGATACTTGTGCGGCCGAATTTAAAGCGAAAACACCTTATTACTATTCTACTTTTGAAGCTGAAATTGAAAAAGCAGACGGAACTCGTTTCGTAGATAATGAAAGCGTTGTTACCGATAAAAAGAAAATAATTGTTCTTGGGTCAGGCCCAAATAGAATTGGACAAGGAATCGAATTTGATTATTCTTGTGTACACGGAGTGCTTGCTGCTAAAGAGTGTGGATACGAAACCATCATGATTAACTGTAATCCTGAAACGGTTTCAACTGATTTTGATACGGCAGATAAATTATACTTTGAGCCTGTTTTTTGGGAACACATTTACGATATTATCAAGCACGAAAAACCTGAAGGGGTTATTGTACAATTAGGAGGTCAAACGGCACTGAAATTAGCAGAAAAATTATCTAAATACGGAATAAAAATTATTGGAACTAGCTTTGATGCTTTGGATTTAGCCGAAGATAGAGGGCGTTTCTCTGATTTATTGACTGAATTAGAAATTCCTTTCCCGCAGTTTGGAATTGCTGAAACGGCTGATGAAGCTGCTGCATTAGCAGATACTTTAGACTTTCCATTATTGATTCGTCCTTCGTATGTGTTAGGAGGTCAAGGAATGAAAATTGTAATCAACAAGCAAGAATTAGAAGAGCATGTTGTGAATTTATTGAAAACCATTCCTGGAAACAAATTGCTTTTAGACCATTATTTAGATGGTGCGATTGAAGCAGAAGCAGATGCGATTTGTGACGGAGAAAATGTGTACATCATAGGAATTATGGAGCACATCGAACCTTGTGGAGTGCACTCTGGTGATAGTAATGCAACATTGCCTCCTTTTAATTTAGGAGAATTTGTAATGCAACAAATAAAAGACCATACTAAGAAAATAGCATTAGGATTAAGAACGGTTGGTTTAATCAACATTCAGTTTGCGATAAAAGACGATACCGTTTATATTATCGAAGCTAATCCTAGAGCATCTCGTACAGTACCATTTATTGCGAAAGCTTACGGAGAACCTTATGTAAACTACGCTACAAAAGTAATGTTAGGACATAATAAAGTAACTGATTTTGATTTCAATCCACAATTAAAAGGGTATGCAATCAAGCAACCGGTTTTCTCTTTCAGCAAGTTCCATAATGTAAACAAAGCATTAGGACCTGAGATGAAATCGACAGGAGAAAGCATCTTGTTTATTGATGACTTAAAAGACGATCAATTCTACGAATTGTACTCTAGAAGGAAAATGTATTTGAGTAAATAA
- a CDS encoding CorA family divalent cation transporter, with the protein MNIELIFQDKTSKQIKSVDDFTYDINEIVNIQFINYNKDNIKYIEKEFNINTSILNTGEDIEISSHYLETENQIGINFSVPYFDIENKINEVSVCIILKNDTLFTFSTVKFEEILPFRQKQFQLEELDGFLDTNAFFVLIVGFVSDYFADLTEIISKKIINSYSEILKKNKFSEQELDKLTNFSFNNLIIEEANNEYRRIIHLLRKSKKLNSETKDNFYSELNDLSVINEYVQNNFKRIDDLKQNISSKIELEQNKIFKTLTIVTMCISLPMLVAGIYGMNFKYMPELEWKFGYLYVLILIVLSFIFPILWFRKKKWF; encoded by the coding sequence ATGAACATTGAATTGATATTTCAAGACAAAACGTCAAAACAAATAAAAAGTGTAGATGATTTTACATATGACATTAATGAAATTGTGAACATCCAATTTATTAATTACAACAAGGATAATATTAAGTATATAGAAAAAGAATTCAATATTAATACAAGCATTTTAAATACTGGAGAAGACATAGAAATTAGCTCTCATTATTTAGAAACAGAAAATCAAATTGGTATTAATTTTTCTGTCCCATATTTCGACATTGAAAATAAAATTAACGAAGTATCAGTTTGCATTATTTTAAAAAACGACACCCTATTCACATTCTCAACAGTAAAATTTGAAGAAATTTTACCCTTTCGACAAAAGCAATTTCAATTGGAAGAATTGGACGGTTTCTTAGATACTAATGCTTTTTTCGTATTAATAGTTGGTTTCGTTTCTGATTACTTTGCTGACTTAACAGAAATAATTTCTAAAAAGATAATAAATAGTTACTCTGAAATTTTAAAAAAAAATAAATTTTCTGAACAAGAGTTAGACAAACTAACTAATTTTAGTTTCAATAATTTAATAATTGAAGAAGCTAATAATGAATATCGAAGAATAATACATCTACTAAGAAAAAGTAAAAAACTAAACAGCGAAACAAAAGATAACTTTTATTCAGAACTTAATGATTTGTCTGTAATAAATGAGTATGTGCAGAACAACTTTAAAAGAATTGACGACTTGAAGCAAAATATATCAAGTAAAATTGAGTTGGAACAAAATAAAATTTTTAAAACTCTCACAATTGTAACAATGTGCATTTCATTACCGATGTTAGTAGCAGGTATTTATGGTATGAACTTTAAATATATGCCTGAATTGGAATGGAAATTTGGCTATTTATACGTATTAATTTTAATAGTTTTAAGTTTTATATTTCCAATTCTATGGTTTCGAAAAAAGAAATGGTTCTAA
- a CDS encoding SRPBCC family protein encodes MTLDNTSYAEAAMLIRKPVFDVFQAFINPEITTQFWFTSASGKLEEGKSIDWIWEMYGNHTVTVKVLSIKPNESIVIQWGDDEKAIAEWEFNDLGESKTFVTITYNGIQGKQDEMCAQIRDTTEGFTLVLAGLKAYLEHNIQLNLVSDRFPKELREE; translated from the coding sequence ATGACTCTAGACAACACTTCTTATGCCGAGGCAGCGATGCTAATTAGAAAACCAGTATTCGATGTATTTCAAGCCTTTATTAATCCCGAAATCACGACTCAATTTTGGTTTACAAGTGCATCTGGAAAACTGGAAGAAGGCAAATCGATTGATTGGATTTGGGAAATGTACGGCAACCATACCGTTACCGTTAAAGTGCTTTCTATAAAGCCAAACGAATCCATTGTAATCCAATGGGGAGATGATGAAAAAGCCATAGCAGAATGGGAATTTAACGATTTAGGAGAAAGTAAAACCTTTGTTACCATAACCTACAACGGAATTCAAGGAAAGCAAGACGAGATGTGTGCCCAAATTAGAGATACTACCGAAGGTTTTACCTTGGTTTTAGCGGGCTTGAAAGCTTATTTAGAACACAATATTCAATTGAATTTAGTTTCTGATCGTTTTCCAAAAGAATTAAGAGAAGAATAA
- a CDS encoding GNAT family N-acetyltransferase: MISIALIDTKHPFYPLEQELRNKILLRPIGVPDHAWEMHDEKSWHFVAVENETVIGCVVLVPLNPEQTKTQLMQMAVETNQQGKGVGKLLVKELIAFSKSKGIKEVICHARDNAVPFYLSLGFEIYDDPFVEVGIQHYHMRINL; this comes from the coding sequence ATGATTTCCATAGCATTAATTGACACTAAACATCCCTTTTACCCCTTAGAACAAGAATTACGAAACAAAATTTTATTGAGACCTATAGGTGTTCCAGATCATGCTTGGGAAATGCACGATGAAAAATCATGGCATTTTGTCGCCGTTGAAAATGAAACTGTAATTGGTTGCGTTGTCTTGGTACCTTTAAATCCAGAGCAAACCAAAACGCAGCTAATGCAAATGGCAGTAGAAACCAATCAGCAAGGAAAAGGAGTTGGCAAACTATTAGTAAAAGAATTAATTGCTTTTTCTAAATCCAAAGGGATTAAAGAAGTCATATGCCACGCCAGAGACAATGCTGTCCCTTTCTACCTCAGCTTAGGTTTTGAAATTTATGATGACCCTTTTGTAGAAGTAGGCATTCAACATTACCACATGCGAATTAATTTATAA